A window of Hordeum vulgare subsp. vulgare chromosome 5H, MorexV3_pseudomolecules_assembly, whole genome shotgun sequence genomic DNA:
GGGTTACCTGGAGACGCTCGTCGTGGACATGGAGGCTGCGGGGCGGCCCAGGGTGAACTGGCTCGTCGGCGACGTCAACATGGGCTGGTCCTTCGAGGTCGCCAAGCGGCTCGGCATCCGGGTCGCCTCCTTCTGGCCGGCCTCCGCGGCGTGCCTCGCCATCATGCTCAAGATCCCCCAGCTGATTCAGGACGGCGTGCTCAACGACAAGGGTACGTATTTGCCAATCGCATCCATCCTTCTGATTCTCTGATCCCCGGCCGGCGTGATCGAATACCGACCCTGTACCGTAGGATGGCCGGAGCGGGAAGAGACGCTGCAGCTGGCCCCGGGGATGCCGCCGCTGCACACGTCGCTCATGTCGTGGAACAACGCCGGCGCCCCCGAAGGGCAGCACATCATCTTCCAACTCGTGTGCCGGAACAACAAGTTGAACGACCTCGCCGAGATGGTCGTCTGCAACTCGTTCCAGGAGGCGGAGGCCGGCGCGTTCAAGCTCTTCCCCAACATCCTGCCCATCGGCCCGCTCTTCGCCGACAGGGAGTTCCAGAAGCCCGTGGGCAACTTCCTGCCGGAGGACGCGAGGTGCCTGAAATGGCTGGACGCGCGGCCCGACGGCTCCGTCGTCTACGTGGCCTTCGGCAGCATGGCCATCTTCGACCCGCGCCAGTTCCAGGAGCTGGCGGAGGGGCTGGAGCTCACCGGCCGGCCGTTCCTGTGGGTGGTGCGCCCGGACTTCACCCCCGGCCTGAGCAAGGCGTGGCTCGCCGAGTTCAGCCAGCGCGTCGCCGGCACGGGCATGATCGTCAGCTGGTGCTCCCAGCAGCAGGTCCTGGCGCACCGCGCGGTGGCGTGCTTCGTGTCGCACTGCGGGTGGAACTCGACCATGGAGGCGGCGAGGAACGGCGTGCCGGTCCTGTGCTGGCCCTACTTCTGCGAGCAGTTCCTGGACCGGAGCTACGTCACCGACGTGTGGCGGACCGGCCTCGCCGTGTCCCCCGGCGAGGACGGCATCGTGAGCAAGGAGGAGGTGAGGAGCAAGGTGGAGGGGGTCATCGGCGACGCCGGGATCAGGAAGAGGGCGTCCTGGCTCAAGGACACGGCGTCCCGGTGCATCGGCGAGGGCGGCTCGTCGCAGAGGAATTTCAAGAAGTTCATCGA
This region includes:
- the LOC123452300 gene encoding UDP-glycosyltransferase 83A1-like, which produces MAKGHVLVLPMPCQGHVVPLMELSHRLVDHGFEVTFVNTDVDHALVLAAMAPDAGAALRGIHLASIPDGLAGDEDRKDLNKLIDAYSRHMPGYLETLVVDMEAAGRPRVNWLVGDVNMGWSFEVAKRLGIRVASFWPASAACLAIMLKIPQLIQDGVLNDKGWPEREETLQLAPGMPPLHTSLMSWNNAGAPEGQHIIFQLVCRNNKLNDLAEMVVCNSFQEAEAGAFKLFPNILPIGPLFADREFQKPVGNFLPEDARCLKWLDARPDGSVVYVAFGSMAIFDPRQFQELAEGLELTGRPFLWVVRPDFTPGLSKAWLAEFSQRVAGTGMIVSWCSQQQVLAHRAVACFVSHCGWNSTMEAARNGVPVLCWPYFCEQFLDRSYVTDVWRTGLAVSPGEDGIVSKEEVRSKVEGVIGDAGIRKRASWLKDTASRCIGEGGSSQRNFKKFIDLLSQ